The following are encoded in a window of Castanea sativa cultivar Marrone di Chiusa Pesio chromosome 9, ASM4071231v1 genomic DNA:
- the LOC142609833 gene encoding uncharacterized protein LOC142609833: protein MWQVLLAAAVAGSTSLVAKHLFNPNADPTTTTAPIPADQPHNLNAQACALPSDCDFEEQERDGIFRFSSSGSRSRSSNSRKKPGSRKLVGATKKAGDRSGRVGKEKGEAAKEIQRKSSARKFAVSLKRRKTNKNVANKSGSSSSNSKESSLFGWGLGVGIMYMMSAGKTEISKLNMAVDETAKVVQELKTELYKRKSSHHLHISGPARNADAKSRKNKFNTQNVDPNDFKISGVPVIDDGEYASSVLTEEPEPRLREMDELEAEFESELQKLPWCITEASQQEEMRPILGEDRETEVSDMELHEAEGQNLHSNQFDGVVPAELDQKLCHLLIEQQENQIVELESELHSAQSKLNSKEAELQALKDCVRRLTNFSLSNVSDDETEAHEEQKHTSEWDCKNQTESESESNKSVVGMKRPMDSALCGHYVR, encoded by the exons ATGTGGCAGGTTCTCTTAGCTGCAGCAGTAGCTGGATCCACAAGCCTCGTCGCCAAACACCTCTTTAACCCCAATGCGgatcccaccaccaccaccgctcCTATTCCCGCCGATCAACCCCACAACCTGAACGCTCAAGCTTGTGCACTCCCTAGTGATTGTGATTTCGAGGAGCAAGAAAGGGATGGTATCTTTAGGTTTTCGAGTTCGGGGTCTCGATCTAGATCGAGCAACTCGCGCAAGAAGCCCGGTTCTCGTAAACTGGTTGGGGCTACTAAGAAGGCTGGAGACAGATCCGGCCGTGTGGGGAAAGAGAAAGGAGAGGCAGCGAAGGAGATTCAGAGGAAGAGCTCTGCTAGGAAATTCGCTGTTTCCTTAAAGAGAAGGAAGACTAACAAGAATGTCGCTAACAAGTCTGGATCGTCTTCTTCTAATTCTAAAG AAAGCTCTTTATTTGGCTGGGGACTTGGTGTTGGGATCATGTACATGATGTCAGCAGGGAAAACTGAGATCAGTAAGCTGAATATGGCCGTGGATGAGACTGCAAAAGTTGTTCAGGAATTAAAAACTGAGctttacaaaagaaaatcatCTCATCATCTGCACATTTCGGGTCCTGCTAGAAATGCTGATGCAAAGTCAAGGAAAAATAAGTTTAACACACAGAATGTAGACCctaatgatttcaaaatttctgGTGTCCCTGTTATTGATGATGGTGAATATGCAAGTAGTGTTCTTACTGAAGAGCCAGAACCAAGGCTACGTGAAATGGATGAACTGGAAGCTGAGTTTGAGTCCGAACTGCAAAAACTTCCTTGGTGCATCACGGAAGCTTCTCAACAAGAAGAAATGAGACCAATTCTGGGTGAGGACCGTGAG ACTGAAGTTTCAGATATGGAGTTACATGAAGCGGAGGGCCAGAATTTGCATTCTAATCAGTTTGATGGAGTGGTGCCAGCTGAACTCGATCAGAAACTTTGCCATTTGCTCATTGAACAGCAGGAAAACCAAATTGTAGAGCTGGAATCTGAATTGCattcagcccaatccaaacttAATTCGAAGGAAGCTGAACTCCAAGCATTGAAGGACTGCGTTAGACGCCTAACTAATTTCTCTCTGTCAAATGTTTCCG ATGATGAAACTGAGGCACATGAGGAACAAAAGCATACCAGTGAATGGGATTGCAAGAACCAGACTGAATCTGAATCTGAATCAAATAAATCAGTGGTTGGGATGAAAAGACCCATGGACTCAGCATTGTGTGGTCATTATGTAAGATGA
- the LOC142609757 gene encoding uncharacterized protein LOC142609757, translated as MKLSTKPISSPGRTEKFPPPLMRFLRTNVGSRSRGRARSSPMFVRNKRNSNAAIETQEPTSPKVTCMGQVRVRRSSNKQPSKGRNRRAGATSRRRRCKWLQNALLCRHVAWNMKPKCCGPVWRKWVLFFQVGFRRKGETRQDSPKSEQKFGNNIEFSEREGGEEEEEEEQENVEKEVVAKVFVSNSCSPPKNAFLLTRCRSAPYRSSSLASRFWESPLGTEETEEQRRRRTEQENNNRDEEHAEHTAKPTSESESISDQESRVAPETEKKLEFLKEFEGSIKDRFLSSTNIEELKAVDVSVGPLILTRCKSEPARTGEKLDPDSNFWKRRRLGLTGSNSQPVL; from the coding sequence atgaaGCTATCCACAAAACCCATATCGAGTCCGGGTCGGACTGAGAAGTTCCCGCCACCATTGATGAGGTTTCTGAGGACCAATGTGGGGAGCAGAAGCAGAGGCAGGGCACGTTCAAGCCCAATGTTTGTTCGCAACAAAAGGAACTCCAACGCTGCCATTGAAACTCAAGAACCAACTTCTCCAAAAGTCACATGCATGGGCCAAGTCCGGGTCCGCCGCTCCTCCAACAAACAACCCTCCAAGGGTCGGAACCGCCGCGCCGGAGCCACTTCAAGACGACGCAGGTGTAAATGGCTCCAAAATGCTCTATTATGCCGCCATGTTGCCTGGAATATGAAACCCAAGTGTTGCGGACCGGTTTGGCGCAAGTGGGTCTTGTTTTTTCAAGTGGGTTTTCGACGAAAAGGCGAAACTCGACAAGATTCACCGAAATCTGAACAGAAATTTGGGAATAATATTGAATTTTCAGAGCGAGAAGGtggagaagaggaagaagaagaagaacaagaaaatgttgaaaaagaaGTTGTAGCTAAGGTCTTTGTGTCTAATTCATGTTCACCACCAAAGAATGCTTTTTTGTTAACTAGGTGCAGATCTGCTCCGTACAGATCTTCATCTCTGGCCAGTAGATTCTGGGAATCACCGCTCGGGACAGAGGAAACAGAGGAACAGAGGAGGAGAAGAACAGAGCAAGAAAACAACAACAGAGACGAGGAACATGCGGAGCATACAGCGAAACCCACATCGGAAAGCGAGTCAATTTCGGATCAAGAATCGAGGGTAGCTCCCGAAACCGAGAAAAAGTTGGAGTTTTTGAAAGAATTCGAAGGTTCAATTAAAGACAGATTCCTCAGCTCCACAAACATCGAAGAATTGAAAGCTGTAGATGTCTCTGTAGGTCCTCTCATACTCACAAGGTGTAAATCAGAACCAGCAAGAACCGGAGAGAAGCTTGATCCAGACTCTAATTTCTGGAAAAGAAGAAGGTTGGGTCTCACTGGTTCAAACTCACAACCTGTTTTGTGA